A stretch of the Actinotalea sp. JY-7876 genome encodes the following:
- a CDS encoding serine/threonine-protein kinase yields the protein MVTPGADVARGVLLDDRYRLEDVLGQGGMATVYRAHDLVLDRDVAVKLFPPVAEDAEDLLRHQSEMRVLAQLSHPGLVTLHDAGLAHAEGPMRQTYLVMELVDGPTLADRLAGGPLSPRRAARLGRQVAEALATVHAAGVVHRDVKPANVLLVEPAGAGDEDRDAVSTTGPIAKLADFGIARLADGARLTVTGTTLGTATYLSPEQAAGAPVAAPTDVYALGLVLLECLTGRKAFTGTMVEVAAARLNTSPAVPTTFGPEWADLLEAMTRRRPEDRPTAAEVAVRLADLVVDGVTTGEVATGLLATVALDAAGAAPAGHAMPEAIPPLVPPPPPRRRNTGEVPVPDATHPYSPAELRAAAERAARSPRRRPTASEVTGPQGSAGGHPRRRAALVIVGVVVLGAGALLVGQMGGADPATPPDYPVVEGPLGATLEELQRSVTP from the coding sequence ATGGTGACGCCAGGGGCGGACGTAGCCCGAGGTGTTCTCCTCGACGACAGGTACCGCCTGGAGGACGTGCTCGGCCAGGGCGGGATGGCGACGGTCTACCGCGCCCACGACCTGGTCCTGGACCGTGACGTCGCGGTCAAGCTCTTCCCCCCCGTGGCCGAGGACGCCGAGGACCTGCTGCGGCACCAGTCCGAGATGCGGGTGCTCGCCCAGCTGAGCCACCCCGGCCTGGTCACCCTGCACGACGCCGGCCTCGCGCACGCCGAGGGCCCGATGCGTCAGACGTACCTCGTCATGGAGCTCGTGGACGGACCGACCCTCGCCGACCGGCTCGCCGGCGGGCCGCTGAGCCCGCGCCGCGCCGCGCGCCTGGGCCGGCAGGTCGCCGAGGCGCTGGCGACCGTCCACGCCGCGGGCGTCGTCCACCGTGACGTGAAGCCGGCCAACGTGCTCCTCGTCGAGCCCGCCGGCGCGGGGGACGAGGACCGGGACGCGGTCTCCACGACGGGGCCCATCGCCAAGCTCGCCGACTTCGGCATCGCCCGGCTCGCCGACGGTGCACGGCTCACGGTCACGGGCACCACCCTGGGCACGGCGACGTACCTGAGTCCCGAGCAGGCGGCGGGAGCGCCCGTCGCGGCGCCCACCGACGTCTACGCGCTCGGGCTCGTGCTGCTCGAGTGCCTCACCGGCCGCAAGGCGTTCACCGGCACGATGGTCGAGGTGGCCGCGGCCCGGCTCAACACGTCGCCCGCGGTCCCGACCACGTTCGGCCCCGAGTGGGCCGACCTGCTGGAGGCCATGACCCGCCGGCGGCCCGAGGACCGGCCGACCGCGGCCGAGGTCGCGGTCCGGCTGGCGGACCTGGTCGTGGACGGCGTCACGACCGGCGAGGTCGCGACCGGCCTGCTCGCCACCGTCGCCCTCGACGCGGCCGGTGCGGCCCCGGCCGGGCACGCGATGCCCGAGGCCATCCCCCCGCTCGTGCCGCCGCCGCCGCCCCGGCGCCGCAACACGGGCGAGGTGCCGGTCCCGGACGCCACCCACCCGTACTCGCCGGCGGAGCTGCGCGCGGCCGCCGAGCGCGCCGCGCGCAGCCCGCGCCGACGCCCGACGGCCTCCGAGGTCACCGGGCCGCAGGGCAGCGCCGGCGGTCACCCGCGGCGGCGTGCGGCGCTCGTCATCGTCGGGGTGGTCGTCCTCGGCGCCGGTGCCCTCCTGGTGGGGCAGATGGGCGGGGCCGACCCGGCGACGCCGCCGGACTACCCCGTCGTGGAGGGCCCGCTGGGCGCCACGCTCGAGGAGCTGCAGCGGAGCGTGACGCCGTGA
- the uvrB gene encoding excinuclease ABC subunit UvrB — protein sequence MRPVTDLQRRAATLEVVSEYTPSGDQPTAIAELTERIQAGEKDVVLLGATGTGKSATTAWLIEKLQRPTLVMAPNKTLAAQLATEFRELLPNNAVEYFVSYYDYYQPEAYIAQTDTYIEKDSSINDEVERLRHSATNSLLTRRDVIVVASVSCIYGLGTPQEYVDRMVHLAVGDQIERDQLLRRFVTMQYTRNDMAFTRGTFRVRGDTVEIIPVYEELAIRIEFFGDEIEAIHLLHPLTGDVLRSEADVHLFPATHYVAGPERMERAISSIEAELEERLAELERQNKLLEAQRLRMRTTYDIEMMRQVGSCSGIENYSRHIDGRGPGTPPHTLLDYFPEDFLLVIDESHVTVPQIGAMFEGDMSRKRALVEHGFRLPSAMDNRPLRWEEFVERIGQTVYLSATPGPYELAQSDGVVEQIIRPTGLVDPEIVVKPTTGQIDDLLHEIRVRAERDERVLVTTLTKKMSEDLTDYLLERGVRVQYLHSEVDTLRRVELLRELRMGQFDVLVGINLLREGLDLPEVSLVSILDADKEGFLRSGTSLIQTIGRAARNVSGQVHMYADKVTPAMAMAIEETTRRREKQVAYNLEHGIDPTPLRKRISDVTDMLAREDLDTAALLEGGYRNSGKGKAPVPGRKGGAAPSERAKLAAVPAADLADLIGELSEQMHAAAAELQFELAGRLRDEIAGLKKELRAMTAATA from the coding sequence ATGCGCCCCGTGACCGACCTCCAGCGCCGTGCCGCCACCCTCGAGGTGGTCTCCGAGTACACCCCGTCGGGCGACCAGCCCACGGCGATCGCCGAGCTCACCGAGCGGATCCAGGCGGGCGAGAAGGACGTCGTGCTCCTGGGCGCCACGGGTACCGGCAAGTCGGCGACGACGGCGTGGCTCATCGAGAAGCTGCAGCGTCCGACCCTGGTGATGGCGCCGAACAAGACGCTGGCGGCGCAGCTGGCGACGGAGTTCCGCGAGCTGCTGCCGAACAACGCGGTCGAGTACTTCGTCTCGTACTACGACTACTACCAGCCCGAGGCGTACATCGCGCAGACGGACACCTACATCGAGAAGGACTCGTCGATCAACGACGAGGTGGAGCGGCTGCGCCACTCCGCGACGAACTCGCTCCTGACGCGGCGCGACGTCATCGTGGTGGCGTCCGTGTCGTGCATCTACGGCCTCGGCACGCCCCAGGAGTACGTCGACCGCATGGTGCACCTGGCCGTGGGGGACCAGATCGAGCGCGACCAGCTGCTGCGCCGGTTCGTGACCATGCAGTACACCCGCAACGACATGGCGTTCACGCGCGGCACGTTCCGGGTCCGCGGGGACACCGTGGAGATCATCCCGGTGTACGAGGAGCTGGCGATCCGGATCGAGTTCTTCGGCGACGAGATCGAGGCCATCCACCTGCTGCACCCCCTGACGGGCGACGTCCTGCGCTCGGAGGCCGACGTCCACCTGTTCCCGGCGACGCACTACGTCGCGGGGCCCGAGCGCATGGAGCGGGCGATCTCCTCGATCGAGGCCGAGCTCGAGGAGCGGCTGGCCGAGCTCGAGCGGCAGAACAAGCTGCTCGAGGCGCAGCGGCTGCGCATGCGCACCACGTACGACATCGAGATGATGCGCCAGGTCGGCAGCTGCTCGGGCATCGAGAACTACTCGCGGCACATCGACGGGCGCGGTCCGGGCACGCCTCCCCACACGCTGCTGGACTACTTCCCCGAGGACTTCCTGCTGGTCATCGACGAGTCGCACGTGACCGTGCCGCAGATCGGCGCCATGTTCGAGGGCGACATGTCGCGCAAGCGGGCCCTCGTCGAGCACGGCTTCCGCCTGCCGAGCGCCATGGACAACCGGCCGCTGCGCTGGGAGGAGTTCGTCGAGCGCATCGGCCAGACCGTGTACCTGTCCGCGACGCCGGGGCCGTACGAGCTCGCGCAGTCCGACGGCGTGGTCGAGCAGATCATCCGCCCCACCGGCCTCGTGGACCCGGAGATCGTCGTCAAGCCGACCACGGGTCAGATCGATGACCTGCTGCACGAGATCCGGGTCCGCGCCGAGCGCGACGAGCGGGTCCTCGTCACGACGCTGACCAAGAAGATGTCGGAGGACCTCACCGACTACCTGCTCGAGCGGGGGGTGCGGGTGCAGTACCTGCACTCCGAGGTCGACACGCTGCGTCGCGTCGAGCTGCTGCGGGAGCTGCGGATGGGCCAGTTCGACGTGCTGGTCGGCATCAACCTCCTGCGCGAGGGCCTGGACCTGCCGGAGGTGTCGCTGGTGAGCATCCTCGACGCCGACAAGGAGGGGTTCCTGCGGTCCGGGACGTCCCTCATCCAGACGATCGGCCGCGCGGCCCGCAACGTCTCGGGCCAGGTCCACATGTACGCGGACAAGGTGACGCCGGCGATGGCGATGGCGATCGAGGAGACGACGCGACGCCGCGAGAAGCAGGTGGCCTACAACCTCGAGCACGGGATCGACCCGACCCCGTTGCGCAAGCGCATCAGCGACGTCACCGACATGCTCGCGCGCGAGGACCTGGACACCGCCGCGCTCCTCGAGGGGGGCTACCGCAACAGCGGCAAGGGGAAGGCGCCGGTGCCGGGGCGCAAGGGCGGCGCCGCCCCGTCGGAGCGTGCGAAGCTCGCGGCCGTGCCCGCGGCAGACCTCGCGGACCTCATCGGCGAGCTCAGCGAGCAGATGCACGCCGCGGCGGCCGAGCTGCAGTTCGAGCTCGCCGGCCGCCTGCGCGACGAGATCGCCGGGCTGAAGAAGGAGCTCCGCGCCATGACGGCCGCGACCGCGTGA
- a CDS encoding MBL fold metallo-hydrolase, whose product MAWGDVTPGGPSAVLELDEVVVRKASVGPMDNNAYLLTCRHSGEQLLVDAAADPGRLLALVREGGGARAPLSAIVTTHRHADHHGALERLVALTGAATLAGAADADHLPVPVDRRLEDGDVIRLGALELTVVALRGHTPGSVALAYREPTSARTPGGAPGRVHLFTGDSLFPGGPGRTLDPESFRSLMTDLTERVLDRFDDRTCVHPGHGRGTTLGAERPQVEGWWARGW is encoded by the coding sequence GTGGCGTGGGGTGACGTGACCCCGGGCGGGCCGAGCGCCGTGCTGGAGCTGGACGAGGTCGTCGTCCGGAAGGCGTCGGTGGGCCCGATGGACAACAACGCCTACCTGCTCACCTGCCGGCACAGCGGCGAGCAGCTGCTGGTCGACGCCGCGGCCGACCCGGGCCGGCTCCTCGCCCTCGTGCGCGAGGGCGGCGGCGCGCGGGCGCCGCTCTCGGCGATCGTGACCACGCACCGCCACGCCGACCACCACGGCGCGCTCGAGCGCCTGGTGGCCCTGACGGGCGCGGCGACGCTCGCCGGCGCGGCCGACGCCGACCACCTGCCGGTGCCCGTCGACCGCCGGCTGGAGGACGGCGACGTGATCCGCCTCGGCGCGCTCGAGCTGACGGTCGTGGCCCTGCGCGGGCACACACCCGGGTCCGTCGCGCTCGCCTACCGGGAGCCGACGTCGGCGCGCACGCCCGGCGGCGCCCCCGGGCGTGTCCACCTGTTCACCGGGGACAGCCTCTTCCCCGGGGGTCCGGGGCGCACGCTCGACCCGGAGTCCTTCCGGTCGCTCATGACGGACCTCACCGAACGCGTCCTGGACCGCTTCGACGACCGGACCTGCGTGCACCCCGGTCACGGCCGCGGGACGACCCTCGGTGCCGAGCGGCCGCAGGTCGAGGGGTGGTGGGCGCGCGGCTGGTGA
- a CDS encoding YciI family protein, with product MTVFAVLYTYDDQVADRDRVRPEHRRFLADLYAAGRLLASGPFTGPTEGSDHEPDGALLLVRADDASAVRALLDPDPFAVAGLVAARDVRPWQPVFGPWD from the coding sequence ATGACCGTCTTCGCCGTCCTCTACACCTACGACGACCAGGTCGCCGACCGCGACCGCGTCCGACCGGAGCACCGCAGGTTCCTCGCCGACCTCTACGCGGCGGGCCGGCTGCTCGCCAGCGGACCGTTCACCGGTCCGACCGAGGGCAGCGACCACGAGCCGGACGGCGCCCTGCTCCTCGTCCGCGCGGACGACGCGTCGGCCGTCCGCGCGCTGCTCGACCCGGACCCGTTCGCCGTCGCGGGCCTGGTCGCGGCACGCGACGTGCGCCCGTGGCAGCCGGTCTTCGGCCCCTGGGACTGA
- a CDS encoding BldC family transcriptional regulator, whose product MQTAPTTTTTNALLTPGEVATMFRVDPKTVTRWANAGKISAVRTLGGHRRFVAAEIEGLLSMVPTQQN is encoded by the coding sequence ATGCAGACAGCCCCCACCACCACGACGACCAACGCCCTGCTCACGCCCGGCGAGGTCGCGACGATGTTCCGGGTCGACCCCAAGACCGTCACGCGCTGGGCCAACGCCGGCAAGATCAGCGCCGTGCGCACCCTCGGCGGTCACCGCCGCTTCGTCGCTGCCGAGATCGAGGGCCTGCTCTCGATGGTGCCGACGCAGCAGAACTGA
- a CDS encoding dipeptide ABC transporter ATP-binding protein has product MTRRGAQIAEALEDNGIAHGAAARRRTVELLEEAGLPDAVRRAEQYPHEFSGGMRQRALIAMGLACRPRLLIADEPTSALDVRVQRVILDRLEGLTSELGTAVLLITHDLGLAAERASRVVVMYRGEVVETGPAAQLLTDPQHEYTKRLLAAAPSLASRRIQLAKRAGATDAVQDDLLSGAADAPTSTVAEDPIVEVDDVTKVFHLRGRGLFARRTEFTAVDGVSFAIPRGTTTAIVGESGSGKSTVARMMLALTAPTSGSIRFNGAEVGPGRSGGAGRAAEVEFRRKVQPIFQDPYASLDPLYTIYRTIEEPLRAHGMGSPAERRARVLELMSDVALPEDLLRRYPGELSGGQRQRVAIARALALNPDLVVCDEAVSALDVIVQSQILHLLADLQHRLGLSYLFISHDLAVVRQIADQVCVMEHGRIVEQGTVDDVFDRPQQDYTRALLDAIPGRSLELAVGA; this is encoded by the coding sequence GTGACACGGCGTGGGGCGCAGATCGCCGAGGCGCTCGAGGACAACGGCATCGCCCACGGCGCCGCGGCGCGGCGGCGGACGGTCGAGCTGCTTGAGGAGGCCGGGCTGCCCGACGCGGTGCGCCGCGCCGAGCAGTACCCCCACGAGTTCTCGGGCGGCATGCGCCAGCGCGCGCTCATCGCCATGGGCCTGGCCTGCCGACCGCGACTGCTGATCGCTGACGAGCCGACGTCGGCCCTGGACGTGAGGGTCCAGCGCGTCATCCTCGACCGGCTCGAAGGGCTCACGAGCGAGCTGGGTACCGCGGTCCTGCTCATCACGCACGACCTCGGGCTGGCCGCCGAGCGCGCGAGCCGCGTCGTGGTGATGTACCGCGGCGAGGTGGTGGAGACCGGGCCCGCCGCGCAGCTCCTCACCGACCCGCAGCACGAGTACACCAAGCGACTGCTCGCCGCGGCGCCGTCGCTCGCGTCCCGCCGCATCCAGCTCGCCAAGCGCGCCGGTGCGACGGACGCGGTGCAGGACGACCTGCTCTCCGGTGCGGCCGACGCCCCGACCTCGACGGTCGCCGAGGACCCGATCGTCGAGGTGGACGACGTCACCAAGGTGTTCCACCTGCGCGGACGCGGGCTGTTCGCGCGCCGCACGGAGTTCACCGCGGTGGACGGCGTCAGCTTCGCGATCCCGCGCGGGACGACGACGGCCATCGTGGGGGAGTCGGGTTCCGGCAAGTCCACCGTCGCCCGGATGATGCTGGCCCTGACCGCGCCGACGTCGGGCAGCATCCGGTTCAACGGGGCGGAGGTCGGCCCCGGGCGGTCGGGCGGCGCCGGCCGCGCTGCCGAGGTGGAGTTCCGGCGCAAGGTGCAGCCGATCTTCCAGGACCCGTACGCGTCCCTCGACCCGCTCTACACGATCTACCGGACCATCGAGGAGCCGCTGCGCGCGCACGGCATGGGCTCGCCGGCCGAGCGCCGGGCCCGCGTGCTCGAGCTCATGTCCGACGTCGCGCTGCCGGAGGATCTGCTGCGCCGCTACCCGGGCGAGCTGTCGGGCGGGCAGCGTCAGCGGGTCGCGATCGCCCGTGCCCTGGCGCTCAACCCCGACCTCGTGGTCTGCGACGAGGCCGTGTCCGCGCTCGACGTCATCGTGCAGTCGCAGATCCTGCACCTCCTGGCGGACCTGCAGCACCGCCTCGGGCTCAGCTACCTGTTCATCAGCCACGACCTCGCCGTCGTGCGCCAGATCGCGGACCAGGTCTGCGTCATGGAGCACGGCCGGATCGTCGAGCAGGGCACCGTCGACGACGTCTTCGACCGGCCGCAGCAGGACTACACGCGGGCGCTGCTGGACGCGATCCCGGGCCGCAGCCTCGAGCTGGCCGTGGGCGCCTGA
- a CDS encoding 6-phosphofructokinase gives MRVGLLTGGGDCPGLNAAIRAVVKHGEGTYGHSIIGFRNGWKGVVDGDVMPLGRPHIRNVLPTGGTLLGTARFHPDEENGGIEAVMATLEAERIEALICIGGDGTLHAASKVAEAGVRIVAIPKTIDNDVEGTDLSIGFHTAVNIATEAIDRVHTTAESHNRVMVVEVMGRHAGWIAVNAGMAGGAELVLAPEEPFDIDQVVRFLKHRHRAHANFSIVVVAEGAMPREGGSMDYRTQLGKFGEIVAGAIGERVASEIESRTGFDTRVTILGHVQRGGSPTPTDRILGSRFGVAAMDAISAGTTGVMTALRGERIELVPLAEVAGRVKHVPADMLRTAQVLA, from the coding sequence GTGCGCGTCGGACTGCTGACCGGAGGGGGCGACTGCCCGGGCCTCAACGCGGCGATCCGCGCCGTGGTGAAGCACGGGGAGGGCACCTACGGGCACTCGATCATCGGGTTCCGCAACGGCTGGAAGGGCGTCGTCGACGGCGACGTCATGCCGCTCGGCCGACCGCACATCCGCAACGTGCTGCCCACGGGCGGCACCCTGCTCGGGACGGCGCGGTTCCACCCCGACGAGGAGAACGGCGGCATCGAGGCGGTGATGGCGACCCTCGAGGCGGAGCGCATCGAGGCGCTGATCTGCATCGGCGGTGACGGCACCCTCCACGCCGCGAGCAAGGTCGCCGAGGCGGGCGTGCGGATCGTGGCCATCCCCAAGACCATCGACAACGACGTCGAGGGCACCGACCTGTCGATCGGCTTCCACACCGCGGTGAACATCGCGACCGAGGCGATCGACCGCGTGCACACCACGGCCGAGAGCCACAACCGCGTGATGGTCGTCGAGGTCATGGGGCGACACGCGGGATGGATCGCGGTCAACGCGGGTATGGCGGGCGGCGCGGAGCTGGTCCTGGCGCCCGAGGAGCCGTTCGACATCGACCAGGTCGTGAGGTTCCTCAAGCACCGCCACCGGGCCCACGCGAACTTCTCCATCGTCGTCGTCGCCGAGGGCGCGATGCCGCGCGAGGGCGGGTCGATGGACTACCGCACGCAGCTCGGCAAGTTCGGGGAGATCGTCGCCGGCGCGATCGGCGAGCGGGTGGCGAGCGAGATCGAGAGCCGCACGGGCTTCGACACGCGCGTCACGATCCTCGGGCACGTGCAGCGCGGCGGCTCGCCCACCCCGACGGACCGGATCCTCGGCAGCCGGTTCGGCGTCGCGGCGATGGACGCGATCTCCGCGGGCACCACCGGCGTCATGACGGCGCTGCGCGGCGAGCGCATCGAGCTGGTCCCGCTGGCGGAGGTCGCCGGGCGGGTCAAGCACGTGCCCGCGGACATGCTCCGCACGGCGCAGGTCCTCGCCTGA
- a CDS encoding pyroglutamyl-peptidase I, with the protein MSRTVLLTGFEPFDGQVANASWDAVRAVAQGWDRDEQVVVARLPVSFRGARQRLRDAVREHAPDVVVLVGEAGGRSAVGVERVALNVIDARIPDNDGSAPVDVPVVAGGPTALLSGLPVKACLAAVRAAGVPAEVSNTAGTYVCNATFYALMHLLACSPGLPGVRGGLVHVPRDVAQVRPGEASLPVGQSAVALWAVLGACLDGSEITMAAGSEA; encoded by the coding sequence GTGAGCCGGACGGTGCTCCTCACGGGCTTCGAGCCGTTCGACGGGCAGGTGGCGAACGCGTCCTGGGACGCCGTGCGTGCGGTGGCTCAGGGCTGGGACCGCGACGAGCAGGTCGTGGTCGCGCGGCTGCCGGTCTCGTTCCGCGGTGCACGCCAGCGGCTGCGGGACGCGGTCCGGGAGCACGCGCCCGACGTCGTCGTGCTCGTCGGGGAGGCGGGCGGCCGGTCCGCCGTCGGCGTGGAGCGCGTGGCGCTCAACGTCATCGACGCGCGGATCCCGGACAACGACGGCTCCGCGCCGGTGGACGTGCCCGTCGTGGCCGGCGGTCCGACGGCGCTCCTGAGCGGTCTGCCCGTCAAGGCGTGCCTCGCGGCGGTGCGCGCGGCGGGCGTCCCGGCGGAGGTCTCGAACACCGCCGGCACCTACGTGTGCAACGCGACGTTCTACGCGCTCATGCACCTGCTGGCGTGCTCACCCGGCCTCCCGGGCGTGCGCGGCGGCCTCGTGCACGTCCCGCGCGACGTCGCGCAGGTGCGTCCCGGTGAGGCGTCGCTGCCGGTGGGGCAGTCGGCGGTGGCGCTGTGGGCCGTCCTCGGGGCGTGTCTCGACGGCAGCGAGATCACGATGGCCGCCGGGTCCGAGGCGTGA
- the coaE gene encoding dephospho-CoA kinase codes for MTVDEELTGDRARTVRRIGLTGGIAAGKSVVAARLAWLGAAVVDHDVLARQVVAPGSPGLAAVVAAFGGGVLTAAGELDRPALGRVVFADPAARERLNGLVHPLIRAAAHAAEAAAVAAGYDVVVHDIPLLVETGQAGRFDEVVVVDAPAQLRLRRLVEGRGLDAEEAWARLAAQADDEARIEAADVVLDGAGSVMDLQAQVDRLWERWRTAAPA; via the coding sequence GTGACCGTCGACGAGGAGCTCACGGGCGATCGCGCCAGGACGGTTCGGCGGATCGGCCTCACGGGCGGGATCGCCGCCGGCAAGTCCGTCGTGGCCGCGCGTCTGGCGTGGCTCGGTGCGGCCGTGGTGGACCACGACGTGCTCGCGCGGCAGGTCGTCGCCCCGGGGAGCCCCGGCCTGGCCGCCGTCGTGGCCGCCTTCGGCGGGGGTGTCCTGACCGCGGCCGGCGAGCTCGACCGGCCTGCCCTCGGCCGGGTGGTGTTCGCGGACCCGGCGGCGCGCGAGCGGCTGAACGGCCTGGTGCACCCGCTCATCCGGGCGGCGGCCCACGCCGCGGAGGCCGCCGCGGTGGCGGCCGGGTACGACGTCGTGGTCCACGACATCCCGCTGCTGGTGGAGACCGGCCAGGCCGGACGCTTCGACGAGGTCGTCGTGGTGGACGCCCCGGCCCAGCTGCGCCTGCGGCGTCTCGTCGAGGGGCGTGGGCTGGACGCGGAGGAGGCCTGGGCGCGCCTCGCCGCGCAGGCGGACGACGAGGCCCGGATCGAGGCGGCGGACGTCGTGCTCGACGGCGCGGGCTCCGTCATGGACCTGCAGGCCCAGGTGGACCGGCTCTGGGAGCGCTGGCGCACGGCGGCACCCGCGTGA
- a CDS encoding class I SAM-dependent methyltransferase produces the protein MPTHAGFTSVPDDVGGAAARGWWDANAAEYLAEHGDFLGSADFCWCPEGLRESDARLLGDVAGRRVLEVGAGAAQCSRWLATQGAHVVATDVSWGMLARGRELDGAVTTPVVQADARRLPFPDAAFDAAFTAFGALPFVPDAHAVHREAARVLRPGAPWVFSVTHPIRWAFPDDPSERGLTATRSYFDRRPYVEADDDGHVHYAEYHRTLGDHVGDLAAAGFVLERLVEPEWPAGHDRTWGGWGPVRGALLPGTAIFVCRLPG, from the coding sequence GTGCCTACGCACGCCGGCTTCACGTCTGTTCCCGACGACGTCGGGGGCGCCGCCGCCCGGGGGTGGTGGGACGCGAACGCCGCCGAGTACCTCGCCGAGCACGGCGACTTCCTCGGCAGCGCGGACTTCTGCTGGTGCCCCGAGGGCCTTCGTGAGAGCGACGCACGGCTGCTGGGCGACGTGGCGGGGCGCCGGGTGCTGGAGGTCGGCGCCGGTGCCGCGCAGTGCTCGCGGTGGCTCGCGACGCAGGGCGCCCACGTCGTGGCGACGGACGTGTCGTGGGGCATGCTCGCGCGCGGCAGGGAGCTCGACGGTGCGGTCACGACGCCCGTGGTCCAGGCCGACGCGCGCCGGCTCCCCTTCCCCGACGCCGCGTTCGACGCCGCGTTCACGGCCTTCGGCGCGCTGCCGTTCGTGCCGGACGCCCACGCCGTGCACCGCGAGGCCGCCCGGGTGCTGCGCCCCGGCGCGCCCTGGGTGTTCTCCGTGACGCACCCGATCCGCTGGGCGTTCCCTGACGACCCGAGCGAGCGCGGGCTCACCGCCACCCGCTCGTACTTCGACCGCCGGCCCTACGTCGAGGCGGACGACGACGGGCACGTCCACTACGCCGAGTACCACCGCACCCTCGGCGACCACGTCGGCGACCTGGCGGCCGCCGGCTTCGTCCTCGAGCGGCTCGTGGAGCCCGAGTGGCCCGCCGGGCACGACCGGACCTGGGGCGGCTGGGGCCCGGTGCGCGGCGCCCTGCTCCCGGGCACGGCCATCTTCGTGTGCCGCCTGCCCGGCTGA
- the rpsA gene encoding 30S ribosomal protein S1: MTISTPTKSAPQVAINDIGSSEDFLAAIDATIKYFNDGDIVEGTIVKVDRDEVLLDIGYKTEGVIPSRELSIKHDVDPDEVVKVGDAVEALVLQKEDKEGRLILSKKRAQYERAWGTIEKIKEEDGVVTGTVIEVVKGGLILDIGLRGFLPASLVEMRRVRDLQPYVGKEIEAKIIELDKNRNNVVLSRRAWLEQTQSEVRSTFLQTLQKGQVRPGVVSSIVNFGAFVDLGGVDGLVHVSELSWKHIDHPSEVVEVGQEVTVEVLDVDFDRERVSLSLKATQEDPWQAFARTHAIGQVVPGKVTKLVPFGAFVRVEDGIEGLVHISELAVRHVELPEQVVNVGDDTFVKVIDIDLERRRISLSLKQANEGLDPTSEDFDPALYGMAAEYDEKGNYKYPEGFDPETNEWLEGFEAQRETWEAQYAAAHARWEAHKKQVLEAVQADADASSSTSESSSSSSSSSASTYSSAPVEEAAGTLASDEALAALREKLTGN; the protein is encoded by the coding sequence ATGACCATCTCCACCCCGACGAAGTCGGCCCCTCAGGTCGCGATCAACGACATCGGCTCGAGTGAGGACTTCCTCGCCGCGATCGACGCGACCATCAAGTACTTCAACGACGGCGACATCGTCGAAGGCACCATCGTCAAGGTCGACCGGGACGAGGTGCTCCTGGACATCGGCTACAAGACCGAGGGTGTCATCCCGTCCCGCGAGCTCTCGATCAAGCACGACGTCGACCCGGACGAGGTCGTCAAGGTCGGGGACGCCGTCGAGGCGCTCGTCCTCCAGAAGGAGGACAAGGAGGGTCGCCTGATCCTGTCCAAGAAGCGTGCGCAGTACGAGCGCGCCTGGGGCACGATCGAGAAGATCAAGGAGGAGGACGGCGTCGTCACCGGCACCGTCATCGAGGTCGTCAAGGGCGGCCTCATCCTCGACATCGGCCTGCGCGGCTTCCTGCCCGCGTCGCTCGTCGAGATGCGTCGCGTCCGCGACCTCCAGCCGTACGTCGGCAAGGAGATCGAGGCGAAGATCATCGAGCTCGACAAGAACCGCAACAACGTCGTCCTCTCGCGCCGTGCCTGGCTCGAGCAGACGCAGTCCGAGGTGCGCTCGACCTTCCTGCAGACCCTGCAGAAGGGCCAGGTCCGCCCGGGCGTCGTCTCCTCGATCGTCAACTTCGGTGCGTTCGTGGACCTCGGCGGGGTCGACGGCCTCGTCCACGTCTCCGAGCTGTCCTGGAAGCACATCGACCACCCGTCCGAGGTCGTCGAGGTCGGCCAGGAGGTCACGGTCGAGGTGCTCGACGTCGACTTCGACCGCGAGCGCGTCTCGCTGTCGCTCAAGGCGACGCAGGAGGACCCGTGGCAGGCGTTCGCCCGGACGCACGCCATCGGTCAGGTCGTGCCCGGCAAGGTCACCAAGCTCGTCCCGTTCGGTGCGTTCGTGCGCGTCGAGGACGGCATCGAGGGTCTGGTCCACATCTCGGAGCTGGCCGTGCGCCACGTCGAGCTGCCGGAGCAGGTCGTCAACGTCGGTGACGACACGTTCGTCAAGGTCATCGACATCGACCTCGAGCGTCGCCGCATCTCGCTGTCGCTCAAGCAGGCCAACGAGGGTCTCGACCCCACCAGCGAGGACTTCGACCCCGCGCTGTACGGCATGGCCGCCGAGTACGACGAGAAGGGGAACTACAAGTACCCCGAGGGCTTCGACCCGGAGACCAACGAGTGGCTCGAGGGCTTCGAGGCGCAGCGCGAGACGTGGGAGGCGCAGTACGCCGCCGCGCACGCCCGCTGGGAGGCGCACAAGAAGCAGGTCCTCGAGGCCGTGCAGGCCGACGCGGACGCGTCGAGCAGCACCTCGGAGTCGAGCTCCAGCTCCAGCAGCAGCAGCGCGTCGACGTACTCGTCGGCTCCCGTCGAGGAGGCCGCGGGCACGCTCGCGTCCGACGAGGCGCTCGCCGCTCTGCGCGAGAAGCTCACCGGCAACTGA